The Medicago truncatula cultivar Jemalong A17 chromosome 4, MtrunA17r5.0-ANR, whole genome shotgun sequence genome includes a region encoding these proteins:
- the LOC11446238 gene encoding mitogen-activated protein kinase homolog MMK1, whose amino-acid sequence MEGGGAPPADTVMSDAAPAPPQMGIENIPATLSHGGRFIQYNIFGNIFEVTAKYKPPIMPIGKGAYGIVCSAHNSETNEHVAVKKIANAFDNKIDAKRTLREIKLLRHMDHENVVAIRDIVPPPQREVFNDVYIAYELMDTDLHQIIRSNQALSEEHCQYFLYQILRGLKYIHSANVLHRDLKPSNLLLNANCDLKICDFGLARVTSETDFMTEYVVTRWYRAPELLLNSSDYTAAIDVWSVGCIFMELMDRKPLFPGRDHVHQLRLLMELIGTPSEDDLGFLNENAKRYIRQLPPYRRQSFQEKFPQVHPEAIDLVEKMLTFDPRKRITVEDALAHPYLTSLHDISDEPVCMTPFSFDFEQHALTEEQMKELIYREALAFNPEYQQ is encoded by the exons ATGGAAGGAGGAGGAGCTCCACCAGCTGACACCGTGATGTCAGATGCTGCACCGGCGCCGCCGCAGATGGGGATCGAGAATATTCCGGCAACCCTTAGCCATGGGGGTAGGTTCATTCAATACAACATTTTCGGTAACATTTTTGAAGTTACTGCAAAATACAAACCACCCATCATGCCAATCGGTAAAGGCGCTTATGGTATTGTTTG CTCTGCTCATAATTCGGAGACAAATGAACATGTTGCGGTTAAGAAGATTGCAAATGCATTTGACAACAAGATTGATGCTAAGAGGACTCTCCGTGAAATCAAGCTGCTTCGCCATATGGATCATGAAAAC GTGGTTGCAATCAGGGATATAGTGCCACCACCCCAGAGGGAGGTATTCAATGATGTTTACATTGCATATGAGCTAATGGACACTGACCTTCACCAAATCATTCGATCAAATCAAGCACTATCGGAGGAGCACTGTCAG TACTTTCTGTACCAAATCCTTCGTGGTTTGAAGTACATACATTCTGCAAATGTTCTGCATAGGGACTTAAAACCCAGCAACCTTCTCCTGAACGCCAACTGTGACTTAAAGATTTGTGATTTTGGACTGGCCCGTGTAACATCTGAAACCGATTTTATGACTGAATATGTTGTTACTAGATGGTACCGTGCACCAGAGCTTCTGTTAAACTCTTCTGATTATACAGCAGCAATTGATGTATGGTCTGTTGGTTGTATTTTCATGGAACTGATGGATCGAAAGCCTTTGTTTCCTGGCAGAGATCACGTGCATCAGCTGCGTCTACTCATGGAG TTGATCGGTACCCCGTCAGAAGATGATTTGGGGTTTCTGAATGAAAATGCTAAGAGATACATTAGGCAACTACCTCCTTACCGCCGTCAATCTTTCCAAGAAAAGTTTCCGCAAGTCCATCCTGAAGCTATAGATCTTGttgaaaaaatgttaacttttgATCCAAGAAAAAGAATTACTG TTGAAGATGCACTGGCACACCCCTACTTGACATCTCTGCATGACATCAGCGATGAACCTGTGTGCATGACTCCCTTCAGCTTTGACTTTGAACAGCATGCGTTGACTGAGGAACAGATGAAAGAACTGATATACAGAGAGGCTCTAGCATTTAACCCTGAGTACCAGCAGTAG